The window GCTGCGCGCGGAAGGAGGAAGAGGAGGGCGGGGCACCAGCTGTCATGCGCCGGCAATGAGAGAGGGCGACATGGCAGTTGGTGCTGCGGTACGGAGTGCTGCGGTACTGCGGTAAGGCATGGGCTTGCCGGGCTGGACGGTTCAGACGCGGTCAGCGGAACGCATCAGCTGTGCAAGCTAACGGACACGCTGCGATCAGGCGCCGCTATAGAGGTCTTGCTGGGCGGTGCTGCTGGCCTGGCGCAGTTGGTTCTGCACGTCCTGGCGGCTCAGGGTGGAGGGCGCCTGGTGAACGATCGGGTACTCATTGCGCACGGCGATTTCACCGTTGGCGCGGGCGCGGACCAGTTCGGCCTGCACGTCAGCACGGGTCTTGGTGGAGTGGAAGGCGGTTTCCGGCGGATACGGAGCCTCGGCCATGGCAGCGCCAGCGGCAGCCAGCAAGGAAGCGGCAACGACGATATTCTTGATGTTCATGATCTTGTCCTCTGTGTGGGGTGAGTAGGGAAAGCTCCGCAGACGCCCTTTGCGGGAGGGGTGCTCTCCTTATGGGAAAGCCCGCTACAGGCATCTGGCGGAACCGGCCAGTGCTTGTTGCAATGCGCTAACCGATGTCTGAAGTGTAAATATTGCCAACGCAAAGAAAAATAGGTCTAATCGGAATTGACTATTTCTCTTTCTGGAACAATCTGGGGCTTGAAAAATGGATAGGCTGCAATCAATGCGGGTGTTCGCCAAGGTCGTCGAGCAGGGCAGTTTCGTGCGTGCGGCCGAGCTTCTGGACATTTCCAATGCGGTGGCGACGCGCTTCATCGCCGACCTGGAGGCACATCTGGGAACGCGCCTGCTGAACCGCTCCACCCGTCGCCTGTCCCTGACGGAGGCCGGACAGGCATATCTGGAGCGGGTCCGGATGATCCTGGCCGAGGTCGACGATGCCGAGGCGCTGGTGTCTCTGGAGACCAAACGGCCCGCCGGCACCCTGGCCATCTATTGCAATGCCGGTTTTGGCCAGTCGCAGCTGGGCGAGATGCTGTCGGCCTACTCGCAGGCCTACCCCGAGGTGGCGCTGGATATCAGCCTGTCAGAGCGATCCATTGACCTGGTGGAAGAGGGCATCGATATCGGCTTCTTCAGCAGCATGCAGAAATTCGACGCCAGCATGATCGTGCGCCAGCTGGGGGTGGCGCGGGTCATCCTGTGCACCTCGCCGGCGTATATTGCGCGGCAGGGCGCGCCGGAGCAGCCAGAGGACTTGTCGCGCCACAACTGCCTCAATTTCTCGCACGAGTATCTGCGGCATCACTGGCACGTCAATACCAACGGCGGCGTGCTGGATGTGCCTATCGTCAGCAAGGTCGTCTCCAATAGCGGGGTGCTGTTGCGCGATCTGGCGCTGGCGGGGATGGGGATCGTGCTGCGGCCTTCGTATTCGCTGGGGGATGACCTGCGCAGCGGCCGGCTGGTCCAGGTCTTGCCAGGGTTTGACATGGGCCAGGTGATCATGTCCATGGTCTACCCGAGCCGGCGCCTGCTGTCGGCCAAGGTGCGCAGTTTTGCCGAATTCATCAGCGCGCGCTTTCCGCATCCGGAAAATGATCCCTGGCTGAGTTGAACTGGGCCGGGACGCGCATCGTTCAGCCGATCACATCGGCCAGCTTGTCCAGCAGGCTGCAATCCTGCTGCCAGCTACGGCGCTCGGCCGAGCTGATGGCTTCGCGCTGCAGCTCGGCGTCGCTCTTTTCCATCTGCGCCAGCAGCAGGCGCTCGGCCAGGCGGGTATCGGGTTCCATCGGCCCGAAGAAGGCCACGGTCGCGCCGCGTTCCATGAGCAGGGTGGGGAAGTTGTCGATGTCGAGCTCGCCGACCAGGTCGGCCTGGTCTTCGATATCGATCCAGACAAAATGATGCTGGGGATAGCGCTCGGCCCAGGCGCGGAAGGCCGCGTCATATTCGCGGCAGCTGCCGCACCAGTTGGCGCACAGGCAGGCAACGACCCAAGTGTCGTTGCGAAGCGCCTCGGCGAGTTGGCGGCGGTTGGTCTGGTCTAGGATCTGGTAAGACATGGCCCGCGTATTTTAACCGCTTCGGCAGCAGCCGGTTTGCGCTGGCGCACACTACGTCATCCTTCACGCAGGCAAGCCGAAGAATGCTGCGCGCACGGTAAAATAGCGGGATGACCACGATTCTTGCCATTGAAACTTCGACCGAGCTCGCCTCTGCAGCCTTGCTGTACCAGGGCAAGCTGCTGTCGCGGCAGTCGGCTGGCGCCCAGACGCACTCCGACGCCATTCTCCCCATGATCCAGCAACTGCTGGCCGAAGCCGGCCTGGCGCTGGCGCAATGCGATGCGCTGGCCTTTGGCGTCGGTCCGGGTTCCTTCACCGGCGTGCGCACGGCCTGCGGCGTGGTCCAGGGCCTGGCCTTCGGCGTCGACCGTCCGGTGGTGCCGGTGGTCACGCTGGAAGCGGCGGCCCAGGCCTGCCGCGTGCATGATGCGCAGGCCGCCGAGGTGCTGGCCATCCTCGACGCCCGCATGGGCGAGGTCTATTGGGCGCGCTACCGCGCCCGCAGCGGGGGCGGCTGGGATGTGCTGGCCGAGCCGGCCCTGTCGGCGGCCGCTGACGTGAATACGCAAGGACGTCCATATGCCTGTGGCAACGGGCTGTCGGCCTATGCCGAGCATTTCTCGCCGGACTTCTGCGGCCGCCAGTTTGCGGCCGCCTATGCCTCATGCATGCCGCATGCGCAGCACGTCGCCACGCTGGGGCAGCATCATTTCGACCAGGGACGCGGTGTGCCGGCGCAAGAGGCCCAGCCGTTCTACCTGCGCAACAAGGTGGCGCTGACCACGGCCGAGCGCGAGCTGCGCGATGCCGCCAAGGGAGTGGCATGAACAGCGTGGCCACCTTGCCCGTGGCTGTCGTGCATGAGAAATACGGCAGTCTGCAATTTGCGCCCATGAGTAGCGAGGATCTGGACGCAGTCGTCGAGATCGAGCAGGCCGTCTATTCGCATCCCTGGACGCGGGGCAATTTCCAGGATTCGCTGTACAGCGGTTACCAGGCACAGACCCTGCGTGATAGCGCGGGGCAATTGCTGGGCTATTTCCTGGTCATGCTGGCGGTAGAAGAGGCGCATCTGCTCAACATCAGCGTGGCCGCCGCGCATCAGCACCAGGGCCTGGGCCGCTTGCTGCTGGACCGGGCCACGGCCCTGGCGCGCCAGCATGGCATGCACATCATGCTGCTGGAGGTGCGTGAATCCAATCTCCATGCGGCCAAGGTCTACCGGCATTACGGATTTGCCGAGATTGGCCGACGCAAGAACTACTATCCGGCCGCCAACCAGTCCCGCGAAGGGGCCATCGTCATGAGCCTGCCGCTATGAGTGAACAAATGAATCAGGAAAACGGCTTCGGCTCCTCGCTGGCGCTGCTCGATGCCTTGGGCATCGGGCCGGTGTGGGTGCGGCGCGAGCTGGCCGTGGAAGAAGTCCAGGAACAGGCGCAGCAGCCAGCCAGCGCCACGCCGATAGCCGCCCCTGTCGAGGCCGTCGGGGCCGTCGAGCAGCCGTCCCGGGCGCCGGTGGAGCCCGCGCGCGAACCGACCCCCGTGGCCGAGCGGCCAGCGGTGCAAGCGCCGCCAGCTGGCGCCCCCAAGGCGCCTGCCGCACCGGTGCCGCGCAGCGCGCCGGTGCAAGAAGAGGGCGGACCGCCGGCCTGGCTGGACGAAATGGATTTTGCCGCCTCGCTGGAGCCCGTGCTGATCCCGGAGGGCGAAGACGACGAGCCGATGCCTGCAGTCGATCCCGTGATCGCCAGGATCAAGCAGATGGACTGGCCGCAACTGAAGGAACAGGTGGCGGACTGCCGCCGTTGCGGCCTGTGCCAGGGGCGCAAGAAGACGGTCTTCGGCGTCGGCGATGAAAAGGCCAAGTGGCTCTTCATCGGTGAAGGTCCGGGACGTAATGAGGATATCCAGGGCGAGCCCTTCGTCGGCCCGGCCGGCAAGCTGCTGGACAATATGCTGGTGTCCATGGGTGTCAAGCGCGGCGACAACGCCTATATCGCCAATATCGTCAAATGCCGTCCCACCGACGAGAACGGTCGCGACCGGCCGCCTTCGCCGCAGGAGGTGGCGTCCTGCCTGCCTTATCTGCAGCGCCAGATCGAGCTGATCCAGCCCACCGTGCTGGTCGCGCTGGGCAAGACGGCCGCCATCTCGCTGCTGGGTCTGGATCCGACCACCCCGGTGGCGCGCTTGCGCGGTACGGTTCATCGCTATCAGGAGTTGCCGCTGGTGGTGACCTATCACCCGGCCTATCTGCTGCGTTCGCTACAGGACAAGAGCAAGACCTGGGCCGACCTGTGCCTGGCCATGAGCACTTATCAGGCGCAGGCGCGCTAAGGTGATGGACGCTTTGACCGCTCGGGCGGCGACGAGCTTGTCCAGCCACCAGGTGCGCTTCCACCAGCGCTGGCCTGAACTGCGCGATCCGCATGTGCGTGCGTTGGCCTGGTTGCTCTATGCGCCCGACTTGCTAGCGCAGGACGCGCCTTGCTGGGAGTGTCGTATCGCCACGCTGGGACCGGTCGCGCCCGAGGTGGCGGGCTGGCTGCATGATCTGGAACATGATCCTGGCCTCAACGCCGCCTTGCACGCCCACCTGGCGCGCCAGCCTACTGCCCGCCTGGGGCGTTATGCCGAGCAATTGCTGACGTTCTATCTGCAGCAGCAGGATTGGCTGGTGGCCGCCAACCTGCAGGTGCGCCAGCAGGGGCCGACGCATGAAACGCTGGGCGAATTCGATTTCCTCGTCCGTCCGCCAGGCGACGACGAGTTGGGTCTGATCCACTGGGAATTCGCCACCAAGTTCTACCTGCTCGCACCCCAGTCGGCCGCTGATGCCAAGGCGAACGCCGGGGCCTTCGTCGGCCCCAACCTGGCCGATACCCTGGGCAAGAAGATGCGCAAGATCATGCAGCAGCAACTGATGCTGTCGGCGCATCCTGCTGCGGCGTCGGTGCTGCCGGCGCCCGTGGTGGCAGCGCGCGCGCTGGTCAAGGGCTGGCTGTTCTATCGCCATGGCGAGGCCGTCGAGCTGCCCGCGTCCCTGGGCGTGGCGGCGGATCATTGCCGTGGCTTCTGGTGCGATCTGCCGCGACTGGCGGCACAGCACCAGCCTGACGATCTCTACCTGATCCTGCCCCGGCTGGCCTGGCTGGCGCCAGCGCGTGCGCCGCTGGCGCAGGGATTGTCGCTGCCGGCGTTGCAGGCTGCCCTGGAAACGGCTTTCCTGGCCGACCAGAGTCCGGTGATGGTGGCGCAATGCCGCATCGCCAAGGGCGCAGAACCTGAGTTGCTGGAGCTTGCCCGCGGCTTTATCGTGCCGCCGGGCTGGGAGCAGCGTGCCGCCGATACGGCGCGGCACGCGCTGGTGCGAATCTGAAGCGCATCTGAATCAGATCCTGGGAGGCAGGAGCTTGAGGGCCGCGTTCAGTGGTGGCCGTGCTTGTCCTCGCCGATCAGCGCCAGCGAATCATGTTCGCGCTGGTTGGCGGCATGACGGCGCATGATCAGGTACATGATCCCGGCTACGAAGGAGCCGAAGATGATGATGACGGTGTTCACATCCAGGTTCATGCGCACCATGAAGGCATACAGCACCAGCATGGTCAGCACCGAGAGGTTTTCATTGAAGTTCTGCACGGCGATGGAGTGGCCCGCGCTCATGAGCACGTGGCCGCGATGCTGCAGCAGGGCGTTCATCGGCACCACGAAATAGCCAGACAGCGCACCCACAATCACCAGCAGCGGATAGGCCACCCAGACCGAGGTGGTGGTGGTCATCAGCATTACCACGATGCCCATGACGATGCCCAGCGGCATGACCGTCAAGGATTTCTTCAGCGGCACGAAGCGGGCGGCGGCCATCGCCCCCAGCGCTACGCCCACGGCGACGATGCCTTGCAGGATGGCCGCCTTGTCCAGCGGCATATGCAAGGACTTCTCGGCCCACTTCAGCACGATGAACTGCAGCGTCGCGCCCGCCCCCCAGAAGAGCGTGGTCACCGCCAGCGAGATCTGGCCCAGCTTGTCTTTCCAGAGGGTGGTGAAGC is drawn from Herbaspirillum seropedicae and contains these coding sequences:
- a CDS encoding DUF4148 domain-containing protein, translating into MNIKNIVVAASLLAAAGAAMAEAPYPPETAFHSTKTRADVQAELVRARANGEIAVRNEYPIVHQAPSTLSRQDVQNQLRQASSTAQQDLYSGA
- a CDS encoding LysR family transcriptional regulator, translated to MDRLQSMRVFAKVVEQGSFVRAAELLDISNAVATRFIADLEAHLGTRLLNRSTRRLSLTEAGQAYLERVRMILAEVDDAEALVSLETKRPAGTLAIYCNAGFGQSQLGEMLSAYSQAYPEVALDISLSERSIDLVEEGIDIGFFSSMQKFDASMIVRQLGVARVILCTSPAYIARQGAPEQPEDLSRHNCLNFSHEYLRHHWHVNTNGGVLDVPIVSKVVSNSGVLLRDLALAGMGIVLRPSYSLGDDLRSGRLVQVLPGFDMGQVIMSMVYPSRRLLSAKVRSFAEFISARFPHPENDPWLS
- a CDS encoding thioredoxin family protein, which gives rise to MSYQILDQTNRRQLAEALRNDTWVVACLCANWCGSCREYDAAFRAWAERYPQHHFVWIDIEDQADLVGELDIDNFPTLLMERGATVAFFGPMEPDTRLAERLLLAQMEKSDAELQREAISSAERRSWQQDCSLLDKLADVIG
- the tsaB gene encoding tRNA (adenosine(37)-N6)-threonylcarbamoyltransferase complex dimerization subunit type 1 TsaB — encoded protein: MTTILAIETSTELASAALLYQGKLLSRQSAGAQTHSDAILPMIQQLLAEAGLALAQCDALAFGVGPGSFTGVRTACGVVQGLAFGVDRPVVPVVTLEAAAQACRVHDAQAAEVLAILDARMGEVYWARYRARSGGGWDVLAEPALSAAADVNTQGRPYACGNGLSAYAEHFSPDFCGRQFAAAYASCMPHAQHVATLGQHHFDQGRGVPAQEAQPFYLRNKVALTTAERELRDAAKGVA
- the rimI gene encoding ribosomal protein S18-alanine N-acetyltransferase is translated as MNSVATLPVAVVHEKYGSLQFAPMSSEDLDAVVEIEQAVYSHPWTRGNFQDSLYSGYQAQTLRDSAGQLLGYFLVMLAVEEAHLLNISVAAAHQHQGLGRLLLDRATALARQHGMHIMLLEVRESNLHAAKVYRHYGFAEIGRRKNYYPAANQSREGAIVMSLPL
- a CDS encoding uracil-DNA glycosylase produces the protein MSEQMNQENGFGSSLALLDALGIGPVWVRRELAVEEVQEQAQQPASATPIAAPVEAVGAVEQPSRAPVEPAREPTPVAERPAVQAPPAGAPKAPAAPVPRSAPVQEEGGPPAWLDEMDFAASLEPVLIPEGEDDEPMPAVDPVIARIKQMDWPQLKEQVADCRRCGLCQGRKKTVFGVGDEKAKWLFIGEGPGRNEDIQGEPFVGPAGKLLDNMLVSMGVKRGDNAYIANIVKCRPTDENGRDRPPSPQEVASCLPYLQRQIELIQPTVLVALGKTAAISLLGLDPTTPVARLRGTVHRYQELPLVVTYHPAYLLRSLQDKSKTWADLCLAMSTYQAQAR
- a CDS encoding DUF1853 family protein, which produces MDALTARAATSLSSHQVRFHQRWPELRDPHVRALAWLLYAPDLLAQDAPCWECRIATLGPVAPEVAGWLHDLEHDPGLNAALHAHLARQPTARLGRYAEQLLTFYLQQQDWLVAANLQVRQQGPTHETLGEFDFLVRPPGDDELGLIHWEFATKFYLLAPQSAADAKANAGAFVGPNLADTLGKKMRKIMQQQLMLSAHPAAASVLPAPVVAARALVKGWLFYRHGEAVELPASLGVAADHCRGFWCDLPRLAAQHQPDDLYLILPRLAWLAPARAPLAQGLSLPALQAALETAFLADQSPVMVAQCRIAKGAEPELLELARGFIVPPGWEQRAADTARHALVRI